The following coding sequences lie in one Leptospira saintgironsiae genomic window:
- the hisF gene encoding imidazole glycerol phosphate synthase subunit HisF, whose protein sequence is MSELAARIIPCLDIKDGRVVKGVNFVNLVDAGDPVESAVVYEKNLADELCFLDITASSDKRDILIHLVEAVAERIFIPFTVGGGIRTLDDVKAVLEKGADKVSINTAAFQNPDLLRAAAEIYGSQCIVCAVDVKFHPERQRFEVFLHGGRTETGRYALDWGQEAQERGAGEILLTSMDRDGTKKGFDIQLLKLFSSNLEIPIIASGGAGNPEHMVEAILRGKADAVLAASIFHFGEFTIQETKENMREMGIKVRL, encoded by the coding sequence ATGAGTGAACTTGCCGCGAGAATTATTCCCTGCCTGGATATCAAAGACGGCAGGGTAGTCAAGGGAGTGAATTTCGTAAACCTTGTAGATGCGGGAGATCCCGTGGAGTCTGCAGTTGTTTACGAAAAAAATCTCGCGGACGAGTTATGCTTCTTAGACATCACTGCTTCCAGTGATAAAAGAGATATTCTTATCCATTTGGTAGAAGCTGTTGCAGAAAGGATATTTATACCTTTTACTGTGGGCGGTGGAATTCGCACCTTAGATGATGTGAAAGCGGTTTTGGAGAAGGGAGCGGACAAGGTTTCGATCAATACTGCCGCTTTCCAAAATCCGGACCTTCTTCGCGCCGCCGCAGAAATTTACGGTTCTCAATGTATTGTATGCGCGGTGGATGTGAAATTCCACCCGGAAAGACAAAGATTCGAAGTGTTCTTGCACGGCGGAAGAACCGAAACCGGAAGATACGCATTGGACTGGGGACAAGAAGCCCAAGAAAGAGGTGCTGGGGAGATCCTACTCACCTCCATGGATCGCGACGGGACCAAAAAAGGATTCGATATCCAACTTTTAAAATTATTTTCTTCTAATTTAGAAATTCCTATTATTGCAAGCGGCGGGGCCGGAAATCCGGAGCACATGGTAGAAGCAATCCTGAGAGGAAAGGCCGACGCAGTTCTTGCAGCATCTATCTTTCATTTTGGAGAATTCACAATCCAAGAAACGAAAGAAAATATGAGAGAAATGGGGATCAAGGTCAGACTCTGA
- the rlmB gene encoding 23S rRNA (guanosine(2251)-2'-O)-methyltransferase RlmB — protein sequence MSRQDYIYGRRNIREILERHLEKGSELSFQEIWLTSGAKKELEEILSELGDKLLIKEASPSKLDKMAPGVNHQGVLALRIQLHQGDKKSFDSHLENCKGPILVLDRIQDPGNLGNILRTAECFGVETVLIPDRDSSGITPAVEKVASGALAYLNVFKVGNLAQILEKLQKRNFWVVSTSDKGTEDWAKIPAWEELVILMGNEGEGLKRILMEKSDFTVRIPLHGHISSLNVTVATGIVLDRLKNRPK from the coding sequence ATGAGCCGCCAGGATTATATCTACGGAAGAAGAAATATCCGAGAAATTCTGGAAAGACATCTCGAAAAAGGTTCAGAACTTTCCTTCCAAGAAATTTGGCTAACTTCCGGAGCCAAAAAAGAATTAGAAGAAATTTTATCCGAATTAGGAGACAAACTTCTAATCAAAGAAGCTTCTCCCAGTAAGTTAGACAAAATGGCTCCCGGTGTGAATCACCAGGGAGTGCTTGCACTTAGGATACAACTCCACCAAGGAGATAAAAAATCGTTCGATTCTCATCTGGAGAATTGTAAGGGTCCTATTCTTGTTTTGGATCGTATCCAAGATCCAGGTAACCTAGGAAATATTTTAAGAACAGCGGAATGTTTCGGAGTCGAAACAGTTCTCATTCCTGATAGAGATTCCTCAGGGATCACACCTGCAGTGGAAAAAGTTGCCTCAGGTGCACTTGCCTATCTAAATGTTTTTAAAGTCGGAAACCTGGCACAAATATTAGAAAAATTGCAAAAACGGAATTTCTGGGTGGTTTCTACTTCCGACAAAGGAACAGAAGATTGGGCCAAAATTCCTGCTTGGGAAGAACTCGTGATCTTGATGGGAAATGAAGGAGAAGGTCTAAAAAGGATCCTGATGGAAAAATCTGATTTTACTGTCCGCATTCCACTTCACGGTCATATCTCCTCTTTAAATGTGACAGTCGCCACAGGGATTGTATTGGATCGTTTGAAAAACCGACCGAAGTAA
- a CDS encoding alpha/beta fold hydrolase has translation MKRFLSFRILFLFFTLLSFASCDYLQDRLTPSDSKSVGEQIKDYIISAFFAEQNHALYKFSTVFPDMAVGSLSPLYFQDPYFQRDNSKAKIVLIHGWDFAERQTDPPTDFNKKVANLLGTWNQGLAFITQTTDLPGGYSSSVYDTFEIYVFTYRTSDYIEVNGRRFIDSLNAAFTSSDKVVVVAHSMGGLVSRAAIQHANNTENVIDHIVSLGTPYYGSPYSSPQYTGNLNTIGTIIKFMTDTPGGQGLAYTNGISAGVTAITPPITDGTDQAFNFFLESMIANTSKDSITTVYGGDMGTANCTGPDHAATYQAACTVITNGNPVFSNSDGIVPLKSALLNNRAGTEHTVSDMDHSQMSFRNEGGTGGGLTKVKTHFNNVFAEVLTIVNAL, from the coding sequence ATGAAAAGATTTTTATCTTTCCGAATTCTGTTTTTATTTTTTACACTTCTATCTTTCGCGAGCTGCGATTATCTCCAGGACAGACTCACTCCTTCGGACAGCAAATCTGTCGGTGAGCAAATTAAGGATTATATCATTTCTGCATTTTTTGCGGAACAGAACCACGCGTTGTATAAATTCTCGACTGTGTTTCCGGACATGGCGGTAGGCAGCCTTTCTCCCCTCTACTTCCAAGATCCATATTTCCAGAGGGATAATTCAAAAGCAAAAATTGTACTCATTCACGGTTGGGATTTTGCAGAAAGGCAAACAGATCCACCTACTGATTTTAATAAGAAGGTAGCCAACTTACTTGGGACTTGGAACCAAGGCCTCGCATTTATTACTCAAACTACCGATCTCCCGGGTGGTTATAGTAGCAGTGTATACGATACTTTCGAGATCTATGTTTTTACTTATAGAACTTCTGATTACATTGAAGTAAATGGAAGAAGATTCATAGATTCCTTAAACGCAGCTTTTACTTCTTCCGATAAAGTGGTGGTAGTCGCACACTCCATGGGAGGACTTGTTTCCAGAGCAGCAATCCAACATGCAAATAATACGGAGAATGTGATCGATCATATCGTAAGTTTAGGAACTCCTTATTACGGATCTCCGTATTCTTCTCCGCAATACACCGGGAACTTGAACACAATCGGGACGATCATTAAATTTATGACTGATACTCCTGGTGGACAAGGTCTTGCTTATACAAACGGGATCAGTGCAGGAGTAACAGCGATTACCCCGCCAATCACTGACGGGACCGACCAAGCATTTAACTTCTTCTTAGAAAGTATGATCGCAAATACTTCTAAAGACTCTATTACGACAGTGTATGGAGGAGATATGGGGACCGCGAATTGTACTGGTCCTGATCATGCAGCCACCTACCAAGCCGCTTGTACAGTAATTACAAATGGGAACCCGGTATTTTCTAATTCTGATGGAATTGTTCCGTTAAAGTCAGCGCTTTTAAATAACAGAGCTGGAACGGAACATACTGTGAGTGATATGGACCATTCTCAAATGTCTTTCAGAAATGAGGGTGGAACAGGTGGGGGACTCACAAAAGTGAAAACACATTTTAATAATGTGTTTGCTGAAGTGCTTACGATTGTAAACGCATTATGA
- the cysS gene encoding cysteine--tRNA ligase → MKEIRFHNSLSGNKEVFRPEFPDKVRVYSCGPTVYNFAHLGNLRAFLFVDLLRRTLIAFGYKPDMTMNITDIDDKIIRESLAQGKGIREFTEPWVKAFQEDLESLNIQKLEHYPRATDSIPSMVEIIKHLQNQGLVYEKDGSLYYSISKFKNYGKLSKIDVSGMKSGTRYDTDEYDKDDVRDFVLWKFPKQDGEPSWETEIGSGRPGWHLECSAMVRDVYGSGVDIHTGGVDLTFPHHENEIAQSEGAYPEESFVKYWLHSEHLLVNGEKMAKSKGNFFTLRDLEKEGAEPKNIRFLLLSAHYRSKLNFTKERLEEAAGSVSKIQNCINRLLEEFSKFGKTFQAQANVDAGTWDEFLESLADDLNISKFLASVFELVKDSNQYLDQNSPNENEIAKRLDLFYKIDSILGVLNFEKKVEVLDSEIDELVRQRQEARKNKNFAESDRLRDKLNEIGIIIEDTKEGLRWKRK, encoded by the coding sequence ATGAAAGAAATCCGTTTCCATAATTCTCTTAGCGGAAACAAAGAAGTATTTCGTCCAGAGTTTCCAGATAAAGTCAGAGTATATTCCTGCGGACCTACAGTTTATAATTTCGCACATCTAGGGAACTTACGCGCATTTCTATTCGTAGACCTCCTAAGAAGGACTTTAATCGCATTCGGTTATAAACCGGATATGACAATGAATATCACCGATATTGATGATAAGATCATCCGTGAATCCTTAGCCCAAGGCAAAGGAATCAGAGAATTCACAGAACCTTGGGTCAAAGCGTTCCAAGAAGATTTAGAATCTTTGAATATTCAAAAATTAGAACATTATCCTAGAGCGACTGATTCCATTCCTTCCATGGTAGAGATCATTAAACATCTCCAAAATCAGGGACTCGTTTACGAAAAAGACGGAAGTTTATATTATTCTATCTCCAAATTCAAAAATTATGGAAAACTTTCCAAAATTGATGTAAGCGGAATGAAATCCGGAACCCGTTATGATACGGACGAATACGATAAAGATGATGTGAGAGATTTCGTTCTTTGGAAGTTTCCTAAACAAGACGGAGAACCTTCTTGGGAAACTGAAATAGGTTCAGGGCGACCTGGATGGCATTTAGAATGTTCAGCAATGGTGCGTGACGTGTATGGTTCCGGAGTTGATATCCATACCGGAGGTGTGGACCTAACCTTTCCCCACCATGAAAATGAGATCGCTCAAAGTGAAGGCGCTTATCCAGAAGAATCTTTTGTAAAATATTGGCTACACTCTGAACATTTACTCGTAAACGGAGAAAAGATGGCCAAATCCAAGGGGAATTTTTTCACCCTAAGAGATTTGGAGAAGGAAGGAGCAGAACCTAAAAACATTCGGTTTCTTCTACTCTCTGCACATTATAGAAGCAAATTAAACTTCACAAAAGAAAGATTAGAAGAAGCAGCCGGATCCGTTTCCAAGATCCAAAATTGTATCAATCGATTATTAGAAGAATTTTCCAAATTCGGAAAAACATTCCAAGCTCAGGCAAACGTGGACGCAGGAACCTGGGATGAATTTTTAGAAAGTCTTGCGGATGATCTGAATATTTCTAAATTTTTAGCATCTGTTTTTGAATTGGTAAAAGATTCAAATCAGTATTTGGATCAGAATTCTCCGAACGAAAATGAGATCGCCAAAAGATTAGATTTATTTTATAAAATTGATTCCATCTTAGGTGTTTTAAATTTCGAAAAAAAGGTAGAAGTTTTAGATTCCGAGATAGATGAACTCGTGAGACAAAGACAAGAAGCACGCAAAAACAAAAACTTTGCCGAATCAGACAGACTCAGAGATAAATTGAACGAGATAGGAATTATAATCGAAGACACAAAAGAAGGTCTTCGCTGGAAAAGAAAATGA
- the gatA gene encoding Asp-tRNA(Asn)/Glu-tRNA(Gln) amidotransferase subunit GatA: MKELWKLKYSDIKKGLNSGEFTPTDLVQSLISRIEAEDSKIKAFLAWEKESILKAASESTERRKSGKPLSEFDGIPIGVKDNICIENTITSCASKILENYRSPFHATAIEKLLAKGFVLIPRANMDEFAMGSSTENSAYQITKNPFDTARIPGGSSGGSAAAVAASFVPVALGSDTGGSVRQPASLCGIYGLKPTYGTVSRYGLVAYASSLDQIGPLSKDIDGIIDVYSVISGKDQRDATSKNIPAFDPSKVKELPWKGLRIGKMKITSEIEPDIAKAYESLLAELESKGAELVDLDFSLLSNSIPIYYIIATAECSSNLSRFDGIRFGQRKDPSGKLEDLYVTSRSEGFGKEVQRRILLGTFSLSAGYYDAYYGRAQKARVLIKKEYEGYFSKVDLILQPTSPTTAFKVGEKTSDPIQMYKADILTTSVNLAGVPAMSVPIGTDSKGLPIGLQITAPALHEDKIFGFAKMISNWASKVELPETIK, translated from the coding sequence ATGAAAGAACTTTGGAAATTAAAATATTCTGATATTAAAAAAGGCTTAAATTCGGGGGAGTTTACTCCAACTGATCTAGTCCAATCTTTGATCTCTCGTATAGAAGCTGAAGATTCTAAAATTAAAGCGTTTCTTGCATGGGAAAAAGAAAGTATCTTGAAGGCAGCTTCAGAAAGTACTGAAAGAAGAAAATCCGGCAAACCTCTTTCCGAGTTTGACGGAATTCCAATCGGAGTGAAGGACAATATTTGTATTGAGAACACGATCACTTCTTGTGCTTCTAAAATTTTAGAAAACTATCGTTCTCCATTTCACGCGACTGCTATCGAAAAACTTTTAGCGAAAGGTTTTGTTCTTATTCCAAGAGCGAATATGGATGAGTTTGCAATGGGTTCTTCTACTGAGAATTCCGCTTATCAGATTACAAAAAATCCATTTGATACTGCAAGAATTCCTGGTGGATCTTCCGGAGGATCGGCTGCTGCGGTTGCTGCTTCTTTTGTGCCTGTTGCATTAGGTTCTGATACTGGTGGATCCGTTAGACAGCCTGCATCTCTATGTGGGATTTACGGTTTAAAACCTACTTACGGAACTGTTTCCAGATATGGACTTGTGGCTTATGCTTCTAGCTTAGATCAAATAGGTCCTTTATCCAAAGATATTGATGGGATCATTGATGTATATTCAGTGATCTCTGGTAAAGACCAGAGAGATGCTACTTCTAAAAATATTCCTGCGTTTGATCCTTCTAAGGTAAAAGAACTTCCTTGGAAAGGTTTAAGAATAGGGAAGATGAAGATCACTTCTGAAATTGAGCCTGATATTGCAAAAGCATACGAATCTCTTTTGGCAGAGTTAGAATCTAAAGGTGCAGAGCTTGTGGACCTGGATTTTTCTCTTCTTTCTAATTCTATACCGATCTATTATATCATCGCTACTGCAGAATGTTCTTCTAATCTTTCTAGATTTGATGGAATCCGTTTCGGACAAAGAAAAGATCCAAGTGGTAAACTGGAAGATCTATATGTAACAAGCAGAAGTGAAGGTTTCGGCAAAGAAGTCCAAAGAAGGATCTTACTTGGAACATTCTCCTTATCCGCTGGATATTACGACGCATATTATGGAAGAGCTCAGAAAGCTCGTGTTTTGATCAAAAAAGAATACGAAGGTTATTTTTCTAAAGTAGATCTGATCCTTCAGCCTACTTCTCCTACAACTGCATTCAAAGTGGGAGAAAAAACTTCCGATCCGATCCAAATGTATAAGGCAGATATCTTAACTACTTCCGTGAATTTGGCCGGAGTTCCTGCAATGTCTGTTCCTATCGGAACTGATTCCAAAGGTCTTCCGATCGGTTTACAGATCACTGCTCCTGCTTTGCATGAAGATAAAATATTCGGTTTTGCTAAAATGATCTCTAACTGGGCTTCTAAAGTAGAATTGCCTGAAACGATCAAATGA